Proteins co-encoded in one Brassica oleracea var. oleracea cultivar TO1000 chromosome C4, BOL, whole genome shotgun sequence genomic window:
- the LOC106341454 gene encoding uncharacterized protein LOC106341454 isoform X3: MVSSSLSFHSIAAATVNPIYAVRSTFRRNSRQYFSTGVSCRGQSPPTNEPQTTTSKGGGEPENVLLKIAWYGSELLGIAASAFRSPASPPPPTTTEQDYEIPVDCSGRAVRVAVVDSIKHDFKRSYFVTGDLTPAVYEEKCEFADPAGSFKGLARFKRNCTNFGSLIEKSNMKLMKWENFEEKGVGHWKFSCVMSFPWKPILSDMWSIGMSLRLLCSSNY; this comes from the exons ATGGTATCTTCTTCTCTTTCCTTTCATTCCATCGCCGCCGCCACCGTCAACCCCATCTATGCTGTCCGTTCAACCTTCCGCCGCAACAGCCGCCAATATTTCTCAACTGGAGTGAGTTGCAGAGGACAGAGTCCTCCTACTAACGAGCCACAGACAACAACAAGTAAAGGAGGAGGCGAGCCGGAGAATGTTCTGCTCAAAATCGCTTGGTACGGCTCAGAGCTACTCGGAATCGCCGCTTCAGCTTTCAGGTCTCCGGCGTCTCCTCCTCCTCCTACTACGACTGAGCAAGACTATGAGATTCCGGTTGATTGTTCGGGACGAGCCGTTCGTGTAGCTGTCGTGGACTCGATCAAACACGACTTCAAGCGGTCGTATTTCGTCACAG GGGACTTGACGCCGGCGGTGTACGAGGAGAAGTGTGAGTTCGCTGATCCAGCTGGTTCCTTCAAGGGACTTGCTCGTTTCAAAAGGAACTGCACTAACTTCGGATCATTGATTGAGAAATCAAACATGAAGCTAATGAAATGGGAGAACTTCGAG GAGAAAGGAGTTGGGCATTGGAAGTTTAGCTGTGTCATGTCGTTTCCATGGAAACCCATTCTCTCAG ACATGTGGAGCATTGGAATGTCCCTAAGATTGCTTTGTTCAAGCAACTACTGA
- the LOC106341450 gene encoding mitogen-activated protein kinase 12, whose protein sequence is MSGESSSCSTDHCIKVVPTHGGRYIQYNVYGQLFEVSRKYVPPIRPIGRGACGIVCAAVNSVSGEKVAIKKIGNAFDNIIDAKRALREIKLLRHMDHENVIAIKDIVRPPQRDVFNDVYIVYELMDTDLQRVLHSKQTLSHDQCRFFVYQLLRGLKYVHSANILHRDLRPSNVLLNSKHELKIGDFGLARTTSDTDFMTEYVVTRWYRAPELLLNCSEYTAAIDIWSVGCIFGEIMTGQPLFPGKDYVHQLRLITELVGSPDNSSLGFLRSDNARRYVRQLPRYPKQEFAARFPKVPPTAIDLLERMLVFDPNRRISVDEALGHAYLSPHHDVAKEPVCPTPFSFDFEHPSCTEEHIKELIYKESVKFNPDH, encoded by the exons ATGTCAGGAGAATCAAGCTCTTGTTCTACCGACCATTGCATCAAAGTTGTACCAACACACGGAGGCCGCTATATTCAGTACAACGTTTACGGACAGCTCTTTGAAGTTTCAAGAAAGTATGTCCCTCCTATCCGTCCCATCGGTAGAGGCGCTTGCGGTATCGTCTG TGCTGCGGTGAACTCAGTGAGTGGAGAGAAAGTGGCAATTAAAAAGATCGGTAATGCTTTTGATAACATTATTGATGCTAAGAGAGCTCTACGTGAAATCAAGCTTCTCAGGCACATGGATCATGAGAAC GTCATAGCCATCAAAGATATTGTAAGACCTCCGCAACGAGATGTATTCAACGACGTTTACATTGTCTATGAGTTAATGGACACTGATCTTCAACGAGTCCTCCATTCTAAACAAACCTTAAGCCATGACCAGTGCCGC TTCTTTGTGTACCAGCTCTTAAGAGGGCTCAAGTACGTGCACTCGGCCAACATATTACATCGTGATCTAAGGCCAAGCAACGTGCTGCTTAACTCCAAACACGAGCTAAAGATCGGTGACTTTGGGCTTGCGAGAACAACTTCAGACACAGACTTTATGACTGAGTATGTTGTTACTCGTTGGTACAGAGCTCCTGAGCTGCTTCTTAACTGCTCGGAGTACACTGCAGCTATTGATATATGGTCTGTTGGTTGCATATTCGGTGAAATCATGACGGGGCAACCGTTGTTCCCTGGAAAAGATTATGTTCATCAGCTTAGGCTTATCACAGAG CTTGTAGGCTCTCCAGACAACTCCAGTCTCGGTTTCCTTCGCAGTGACAACGCGAGAAGATACGTGAGGCAGCTTCCACGATACCCTAAACAAGAGTTTGCTGCTAGATTCCCGAAAGTGCCTCCTACTGCCATCGACTTGCTGGAGAGAATGCTTGTCTTTGATCCAAATCGACGTATATCAG TCGATGAAGCTCTTGGCCATGCTTACCTATCACCGCACCACGATGTGGCCAAAGAACCAGTGTGTCCGACTCCTTTCAGCTTCGACTTCGAGCATCCTTCGTGCACGGAAGAACACATAAAAGAGCTTATCTACAAGGAGTCTGTCAAATTCAATCCTGACCATTGA
- the LOC106341452 gene encoding protein BPS1, chloroplastic — MSRPHDPPRGFFPFGNPFRMLSPKSSALSPWLLSLLTGFELLLAERLKKLIPKNKDDILTLSWMKLAMESLCETHNNINTLITDLHLPVSDWEEKWVDVYLDISVKLLDLCNAFSSELTRLNQGDLYLKCVLHSLQSGSGEKKYLQSRSSLDSWRQHVNANNARIETCREVLDCLAKSLTLPRVKSSAKGKVLMRAFYGVKVQTVYICSVFTAAWSDSTNDLFDLHVSEKPLWAKVFTDMQGVVNGEIRDLLSSGRSTILKELERVDASVEKLYPMIQDGVDDPVEVETFKDCVMELGIQAEKLSQGLDQLLEEVESFFKMILSGRDVLLCNLRSSDLISGNVFGEYVG, encoded by the coding sequence ATGAGCCGACCACATGATCCACCACGAGGTTTCTTCCCATTTGGGAACCCCTTTCGTATGCTATCACCAAAGAGCTCAGCTTTATCCCCCTGGCTGCTCTCTCTACTCACCGGCTTCGAGTTGCTTTTAGCAGAGAGGCTAAAGAAACTCATCCCCAAGAACAAAGACGACATCCTCACTCTATCATGGATGAAGCTAGCTATGGAGTCGCTCTGCGAGACTCACAACAACATCAACACACTCATCACCGATCTCCACCTTCCCGTCTCTGACTGGGAAGAGAAATGGGTTGATGTTTATCTAGATATAAGCGTTAAACTGCTAGATCTCTGCAACGCCTTTAGCTCGGAGCTCACAAGACTCAACCAGGGAGATCTCTACCTCAAATGTGTTCTTCACAGTTTACAGTCTGGTTCCGGGGAGAAGAAGTATCTTCAATCTCGGTCTTCTCTTGATAGCTGGAGGCAACATGTGAACGCAAACAACGCTAGGATTGAAACCTGCCGTGAGGTGCTAGACTGTCTTGCTAAGTCTCTGACCTTGCCTAGAGTCAAGAGCTCGGCGAAAGGGAAGGTTCTTATGAGGGCTTTCTACGGTGTGAAGGTTCAAACGGTTTATATCTGCAGCGTATTCACCGCGGCCTGGTCTGATTCCACTAATGATCTTTTTGACTTACATGTCTCTGAGAAGCCGTTGTGGGCAAAGGTCTTCACTGATATGCAGGGCGTTGTGAACGGTGAGATCAGAGACTTGTTGTCTTCAGGTAGAAGTACGATTCTCAAAGAGCTGGAGAGGGTTGATGCTAGTGTGGAGAAGCTGTACCCGATGATTCAAGATGGTGTTGATGATCCTGTGGAAGTTGAGACTTTTAAGGACTGTGTGATGGAGTTGGGGATACAAGCTGAGAAACTGTCTCAGGGTTTGGATCAGTTACTAGAGGAAGTTGAGAGTTTCTTCAAAATGATTTTAAGTGGACGAGATGTGTTGCTTTGTAATCTTAGGTCAAGTGACTTAATCTCTGGCAATGTATTTGGAGAATATGTAGGTTAA
- the LOC106341454 gene encoding uncharacterized protein LOC106341454 isoform X2, which translates to MVSSSLSFHSIAAATVNPIYAVRSTFRRNSRQYFSTGVSCRGQSPPTNEPQTTTSKGGGEPENVLLKIAWYGSELLGIAASAFRSPASPPPPTTTEQDYEIPVDCSGRAVRVAVVDSIKHDFKRSYFVTGDLTPAVYEEKCEFADPAGSFKGLARFKRNCTNFGSLIEKSNMKLMKWENFEEKGVGHWKFSCVMSFPWKPILSATGYTEYYFDMESGKICRHVEHWNVPKIALFKQLLRPSRGLMGTTQN; encoded by the exons ATGGTATCTTCTTCTCTTTCCTTTCATTCCATCGCCGCCGCCACCGTCAACCCCATCTATGCTGTCCGTTCAACCTTCCGCCGCAACAGCCGCCAATATTTCTCAACTGGAGTGAGTTGCAGAGGACAGAGTCCTCCTACTAACGAGCCACAGACAACAACAAGTAAAGGAGGAGGCGAGCCGGAGAATGTTCTGCTCAAAATCGCTTGGTACGGCTCAGAGCTACTCGGAATCGCCGCTTCAGCTTTCAGGTCTCCGGCGTCTCCTCCTCCTCCTACTACGACTGAGCAAGACTATGAGATTCCGGTTGATTGTTCGGGACGAGCCGTTCGTGTAGCTGTCGTGGACTCGATCAAACACGACTTCAAGCGGTCGTATTTCGTCACAG GGGACTTGACGCCGGCGGTGTACGAGGAGAAGTGTGAGTTCGCTGATCCAGCTGGTTCCTTCAAGGGACTTGCTCGTTTCAAAAGGAACTGCACTAACTTCGGATCATTGATTGAGAAATCAAACATGAAGCTAATGAAATGGGAGAACTTCGAG GAGAAAGGAGTTGGGCATTGGAAGTTTAGCTGTGTCATGTCGTTTCCATGGAAACCCATTCTCTCAG CTACCGGTTACACTGAGTATTACTTTGACATGGAATCCGGAAAAATATGCAG ACATGTGGAGCATTGGAATGTCCCTAAGATTGCTTTGTTCAAGCAACTACTGAGACCTAGCCGTGGACTAATGGGGACGACACAAAACTAG
- the LOC106341451 gene encoding sphingoid long-chain bases kinase 2, mitochondrial isoform X2: MLRSNCCISIRPCTAKQPSFHRLHHSISSSLSSGRITLHGGDGSVSSSRLRDLVFVVNPQGANGRTAKEWKKLLPYLRTRLGKDCNAIRDGADAVIAVGGDGTLHEVVNGFFWEGKPVGNLNGEANHSAALGLIPLGTGSDFARTFGWKNDPCEAVERIAKGVRSRVDVGVINHEESDLHYFINVADVHLSAKAGFYASKYKKFGSLCYVIGALQAFMGHHNRDMRIKVNGGEWEIYPQVTALCVGNAKYFGGGMKITPNAVPGNGNLEVVVLQDFKWYDFILKLHKLYNGTHLSVNNVSSRSVQSIEIEEISESGSVYVQSDGEHLGFLPRKFQVLPGAIDMIS; the protein is encoded by the exons ATGCTACGATCCAATTGCTGCATTTCAATTCGCCCTTGCACGGCGAAACAACCTTCGTTCCATAGGCTACACCACTCTATCTCCTCCAGTCTCTCCTCTGGTCGCATCACCCTTCACGGTGGTGATGGTTCCGTCTCCTCCTCCCGACTCCGTGATCTCGTTTTCGTCGTAAACCCTCAAG GAGCTAATGGTAGAACAGCTAAGGAGTGGAAGAAGTTGCTTCCTTACCTTCGAACTCGTCTTGGTAAAGACTGTAAT GCTATTAGGGATGGTGCAGATGCTGTGATTGCGGTAGGAGGTGATGGAACACTGCATGAG GTCGTTAATGGTTTCTTTTGGGAGGGAAAACCTGTCGGTAATCTCAACGGCGAAGCTAATCATTCGGCTGCACTTGGT CTGATTCCATTAGGTACTGGCTCGGATTTTGCTAGGACATTTGGTTG GAAAAATGATCCTTGTGAAGCGGTGGAGCGCATTGCTAAAG GTGTACGATCACGTGTTGATGTTGGTGTTATCAACCATGAAGAAAGTGATTTGCATTACTTCATTAACGTTGCTGATGTTCACTT GAGCGCAAAGGCAGGTTTTTACGCGTCAAAGTACAAAAAATTCGGAAGCTTGTGCTACGTTATCGGTGCCCTCCAAGCTTTTATGGGACATCACAACCGAGACATGAGAATCAAG GTTAATGGAGGGGAATGGGAGATATATCCTCAAGTCACCGCTCTCTGCGTTGGAAACGCTAAGTACTTTGGTGGTGGAATGAAGATCACTCCCAACGCTGTCCCCGGAAATGGAAATCTTGAG GTTGTGGTTCTTCAAGACTTCAAGTGGTATGATTTCATACTGAAACTTCACAAGCTATACAACGGGACGCATCTCTCTGTTAACAATGTGAGCTCAAGAAG TGTACAAAGCATCGAAATTGAGGAGATTTCAGAGAGTGGAAGTGTCTATGTTCAGTCAGATGGAGAACACCTTGGATTCCTACCTAGAAAGTTTCAGGTTTTACCCGGTGCCATCGACATGATCAGCTGA
- the LOC106341451 gene encoding sphingoid long-chain bases kinase 2, mitochondrial isoform X1 yields the protein MLRSNCCISIRPCTAKQPSFHRLHHSISSSLSSGRITLHGGDGSVSSSRLRDLVFVVNPQGANGRTAKEWKKLLPYLRTRLGKDCNIKESLTSGPSHAIDITREAIRDGADAVIAVGGDGTLHEVVNGFFWEGKPVGNLNGEANHSAALGLIPLGTGSDFARTFGWKNDPCEAVERIAKGVRSRVDVGVINHEESDLHYFINVADVHLSAKAGFYASKYKKFGSLCYVIGALQAFMGHHNRDMRIKVNGGEWEIYPQVTALCVGNAKYFGGGMKITPNAVPGNGNLEVVVLQDFKWYDFILKLHKLYNGTHLSVNNVSSRSVQSIEIEEISESGSVYVQSDGEHLGFLPRKFQVLPGAIDMIS from the exons ATGCTACGATCCAATTGCTGCATTTCAATTCGCCCTTGCACGGCGAAACAACCTTCGTTCCATAGGCTACACCACTCTATCTCCTCCAGTCTCTCCTCTGGTCGCATCACCCTTCACGGTGGTGATGGTTCCGTCTCCTCCTCCCGACTCCGTGATCTCGTTTTCGTCGTAAACCCTCAAG GAGCTAATGGTAGAACAGCTAAGGAGTGGAAGAAGTTGCTTCCTTACCTTCGAACTCGTCTTGGTAAAGACTGTAAT ATAAAAGAATCTTTAACATCGGGTCCTTCTCATGCCATTGACATTACAAGAGAG GCTATTAGGGATGGTGCAGATGCTGTGATTGCGGTAGGAGGTGATGGAACACTGCATGAG GTCGTTAATGGTTTCTTTTGGGAGGGAAAACCTGTCGGTAATCTCAACGGCGAAGCTAATCATTCGGCTGCACTTGGT CTGATTCCATTAGGTACTGGCTCGGATTTTGCTAGGACATTTGGTTG GAAAAATGATCCTTGTGAAGCGGTGGAGCGCATTGCTAAAG GTGTACGATCACGTGTTGATGTTGGTGTTATCAACCATGAAGAAAGTGATTTGCATTACTTCATTAACGTTGCTGATGTTCACTT GAGCGCAAAGGCAGGTTTTTACGCGTCAAAGTACAAAAAATTCGGAAGCTTGTGCTACGTTATCGGTGCCCTCCAAGCTTTTATGGGACATCACAACCGAGACATGAGAATCAAG GTTAATGGAGGGGAATGGGAGATATATCCTCAAGTCACCGCTCTCTGCGTTGGAAACGCTAAGTACTTTGGTGGTGGAATGAAGATCACTCCCAACGCTGTCCCCGGAAATGGAAATCTTGAG GTTGTGGTTCTTCAAGACTTCAAGTGGTATGATTTCATACTGAAACTTCACAAGCTATACAACGGGACGCATCTCTCTGTTAACAATGTGAGCTCAAGAAG TGTACAAAGCATCGAAATTGAGGAGATTTCAGAGAGTGGAAGTGTCTATGTTCAGTCAGATGGAGAACACCTTGGATTCCTACCTAGAAAGTTTCAGGTTTTACCCGGTGCCATCGACATGATCAGCTGA
- the LOC106341454 gene encoding uncharacterized protein LOC106341454 isoform X1, which yields MVSSSLSFHSIAAATVNPIYAVRSTFRRNSRQYFSTGVSCRGQSPPTNEPQTTTSKGGGEPENVLLKIAWYGSELLGIAASAFRSPASPPPPTTTEQDYEIPVDCSGRAVRVAVVDSIKHDFKRSYFVTGDLTPAVYEEKCEFADPAGSFKGLARFKRNCTNFGSLIEKSNMKLMKWENFEEKGVGHWKFSCVMSFPWKPILSGKMISSELIISKFLSFSITDVWAYARHVEHWNVPKIALFKQLLRPSRGLMGTTQN from the exons ATGGTATCTTCTTCTCTTTCCTTTCATTCCATCGCCGCCGCCACCGTCAACCCCATCTATGCTGTCCGTTCAACCTTCCGCCGCAACAGCCGCCAATATTTCTCAACTGGAGTGAGTTGCAGAGGACAGAGTCCTCCTACTAACGAGCCACAGACAACAACAAGTAAAGGAGGAGGCGAGCCGGAGAATGTTCTGCTCAAAATCGCTTGGTACGGCTCAGAGCTACTCGGAATCGCCGCTTCAGCTTTCAGGTCTCCGGCGTCTCCTCCTCCTCCTACTACGACTGAGCAAGACTATGAGATTCCGGTTGATTGTTCGGGACGAGCCGTTCGTGTAGCTGTCGTGGACTCGATCAAACACGACTTCAAGCGGTCGTATTTCGTCACAG GGGACTTGACGCCGGCGGTGTACGAGGAGAAGTGTGAGTTCGCTGATCCAGCTGGTTCCTTCAAGGGACTTGCTCGTTTCAAAAGGAACTGCACTAACTTCGGATCATTGATTGAGAAATCAAACATGAAGCTAATGAAATGGGAGAACTTCGAG GAGAAAGGAGTTGGGCATTGGAAGTTTAGCTGTGTCATGTCGTTTCCATGGAAACCCATTCTCTCAG GTAAAATGATTAGCTCTGAGCTCATCATATCAAAGTTTTTATCTTTCTCAATTACTGATGTATGGGCTTATGCAAGACATGTGGAGCATTGGAATGTCCCTAAGATTGCTTTGTTCAAGCAACTACTGAGACCTAGCCGTGGACTAATGGGGACGACACAAAACTAG